Proteins from a genomic interval of Panthera uncia isolate 11264 chromosome C1 unlocalized genomic scaffold, Puncia_PCG_1.0 HiC_scaffold_4, whole genome shotgun sequence:
- the CDC7 gene encoding cell division cycle 7-related protein kinase isoform X1 has translation MEASLGIQMDEPMAFSPQRDQVQADGSLKKHEQNFKLPGVKKDIEKLYEAVPQLGNLFKIKDKIGEGTFSSVYLATAQLQVGPEEKIALKHLIPTSHPIRIAAELQCLTVAGGQDNVMGVKYCFRKNDHVVIAMPYLEHESFLDILNSLSFQEVREYMFNLFRALKRIHQFGIVHRDVKPSNFLYNRRLKKYALVDFGLAQGTHDTKIELLKLVHSEAQQESCSQNKSHIITGNKISLNGPAAPKELDQQPTMKTVKRPYTNAQSQIKQGKDGKEGSVGLSVQRSVFGERNFNIHSSISHESPAVKLMKQSKTVDVLSRKLATKKKPISTKIMTSGVMRKTASSCPASLTCDCYATDKVCSICLSRRQQVAPRAGTPGFRAPEVLTKCPNQTTAIDMWSAGVIFLSLLSGRYPFYKASDDLTALAQIMTIRGSRETIQAAKTFGKSILCSKEVPAQDLRKLCEKLRGIDSNTLKLTSDVQGPASRDPTFSEKTDHKVSHLIQTPEAQHSGNSLYKGDSNGCGGGLDTDTTNLAGWNEVPDEAYDLLDKLLDLNPASRITAEEALLHPFFKDMSL, from the exons GTGTTAAAAAAGATATTGAGAAGCTTTATGAAGCTGTACCACAGCTTGGTAATCTGTTTAAGATTAAGGACAAAATTGGAGAAG GCACTTTTAGCTCTGTTTATTTGGCCACAGCACAGTTACAAGTAGGACCTGAAGAGAAAATAGCTCTGAAACATTTAATTCCAACAAGTCATCCTATAAGAATTGCAGCTGAACTTCAGTGCCTAACAGTGGCTGG GGGGCAAGACAATGTCATGGGAGTTAAATACTGCTTTAGGAAAAATGATCATGTGGTTATTGCTATGCCGTATCTGGAGCATGAGTCCTTTTTG GAcattttgaattctctttcttttcaagaaGTACGGGAATATATGTTTAATCTGTTCAGAGCTTTGAAACGCATTCATCAGTTTGGTATTGTTCACCGTGATGTTAAACCCAGCAATTTTTTATATAATAGGCGCCTAAAAAA GTATGCATTGGTAGACTTTGGTTTGGCCCAAGGAACCCATGATACCAAAATAGAGCTTCTCAAACTTGTCCATTCTGAAGCTCAACAGGAGAGTTGTTCACAAAATAAATCCCATATAATCACAGGAAACAAGATTTCCTTGAATGGCCCAGCAGCACCTAAGGAGCTCGATCAGCAGCCTACCATGAAGACCGTGAAAAGGCCCTATACAAATGCACAAAGTCAGATTAAAcaaggaaaagatggaaag GAGGGATCTGTAGGCCTTTCTGTCCAGCGCTCTgtttttggagaaagaaatttcAATATACACAGCTCCATTTCACATGAGAGCCCTGCAGTGAAA CTTATGAAGCAGTCAAAGACTGTGGATGTACTATCTAGAAAGTTAGCAACAAAAAAGAAGCCTATTTCTACAAAAATTATGACTAGTGGTGTGATGAGGAAAACTGCCAGTTCTTGCCCAGCTAGCCTGACCTGTGACTGCTATGCAACAGATAAAGTTTGCAGCATTTGCCTTTCAAG GCGACAACAGGTTGCCCCTAGGGCAGGTACACCAGGATTCAGAGCACCAGAGGTTTTGACAAAGTGCCCCAATCAAACCACAG CAATTGACATGTGGTCTGCAGGTGTCATATTCCTTTCTTTGCTTAGTGGGCGGTATCCATTTTATAAAGCAAGTGATGATTTAACTGCTTTGGCTCAAATTATGACAATTCGTGGATCCAGGGAAACTATCCAAGCAGCTAAAACTTTTG gcAAGTCGATATTGTGTAGCAAAGAAGTCCCAGCACAAGACTTGAGAAAACTTTGTGAGAAGCTCAGAGGTATAGATTCTAACACTCTGAAATTAACAAGCGATGTACAAGGGCCTGCTTCTCGTGACCCAACATTTTCAGAGAAGACTGACCATAAAGTTTCTCACCTTATACAAACACCTGAAGCACAGCATTCAGGAAATTCATTGTATAAAGGAGACAGTAATGGCTGTGGGGGTGGTTTGGATACAGATACTACCAATTTAGCAGGCTGGAATGAGGTACCTGATGAAGCTTATGACCTGCTTGATAAACTTCTAGATCTAAATCCAGCTTCAAGAATAACAGCTGAAGAGGCATTGTTGcaccctttttttaaagatatgagcTTGTGA
- the CDC7 gene encoding cell division cycle 7-related protein kinase isoform X2: MEASLGIQMDEPMAFSPQRDQVQADGSLKKHEQNFKLPGVKKDIEKLYEAVPQLGNLFKIKDKIGEGTFSSVYLATAQLQVGPEEKIALKHLIPTSHPIRIAAELQCLTVAGGQDNVMGVKYCFRKNDHVVIAMPYLEHESFLDILNSLSFQEVREYMFNLFRALKRIHQFGIVHRDVKPSNFLYNRRLKKYALVDFGLAQGTHDTKIELLKLVHSEAQQESCSQNKSHIITGNKISLNGPAAPKELDQQPTMKTVKRPYTNAQSQIKQGKDGKLMKQSKTVDVLSRKLATKKKPISTKIMTSGVMRKTASSCPASLTCDCYATDKVCSICLSRRQQVAPRAGTPGFRAPEVLTKCPNQTTAIDMWSAGVIFLSLLSGRYPFYKASDDLTALAQIMTIRGSRETIQAAKTFGKSILCSKEVPAQDLRKLCEKLRGIDSNTLKLTSDVQGPASRDPTFSEKTDHKVSHLIQTPEAQHSGNSLYKGDSNGCGGGLDTDTTNLAGWNEVPDEAYDLLDKLLDLNPASRITAEEALLHPFFKDMSL; the protein is encoded by the exons GTGTTAAAAAAGATATTGAGAAGCTTTATGAAGCTGTACCACAGCTTGGTAATCTGTTTAAGATTAAGGACAAAATTGGAGAAG GCACTTTTAGCTCTGTTTATTTGGCCACAGCACAGTTACAAGTAGGACCTGAAGAGAAAATAGCTCTGAAACATTTAATTCCAACAAGTCATCCTATAAGAATTGCAGCTGAACTTCAGTGCCTAACAGTGGCTGG GGGGCAAGACAATGTCATGGGAGTTAAATACTGCTTTAGGAAAAATGATCATGTGGTTATTGCTATGCCGTATCTGGAGCATGAGTCCTTTTTG GAcattttgaattctctttcttttcaagaaGTACGGGAATATATGTTTAATCTGTTCAGAGCTTTGAAACGCATTCATCAGTTTGGTATTGTTCACCGTGATGTTAAACCCAGCAATTTTTTATATAATAGGCGCCTAAAAAA GTATGCATTGGTAGACTTTGGTTTGGCCCAAGGAACCCATGATACCAAAATAGAGCTTCTCAAACTTGTCCATTCTGAAGCTCAACAGGAGAGTTGTTCACAAAATAAATCCCATATAATCACAGGAAACAAGATTTCCTTGAATGGCCCAGCAGCACCTAAGGAGCTCGATCAGCAGCCTACCATGAAGACCGTGAAAAGGCCCTATACAAATGCACAAAGTCAGATTAAAcaaggaaaagatggaaag CTTATGAAGCAGTCAAAGACTGTGGATGTACTATCTAGAAAGTTAGCAACAAAAAAGAAGCCTATTTCTACAAAAATTATGACTAGTGGTGTGATGAGGAAAACTGCCAGTTCTTGCCCAGCTAGCCTGACCTGTGACTGCTATGCAACAGATAAAGTTTGCAGCATTTGCCTTTCAAG GCGACAACAGGTTGCCCCTAGGGCAGGTACACCAGGATTCAGAGCACCAGAGGTTTTGACAAAGTGCCCCAATCAAACCACAG CAATTGACATGTGGTCTGCAGGTGTCATATTCCTTTCTTTGCTTAGTGGGCGGTATCCATTTTATAAAGCAAGTGATGATTTAACTGCTTTGGCTCAAATTATGACAATTCGTGGATCCAGGGAAACTATCCAAGCAGCTAAAACTTTTG gcAAGTCGATATTGTGTAGCAAAGAAGTCCCAGCACAAGACTTGAGAAAACTTTGTGAGAAGCTCAGAGGTATAGATTCTAACACTCTGAAATTAACAAGCGATGTACAAGGGCCTGCTTCTCGTGACCCAACATTTTCAGAGAAGACTGACCATAAAGTTTCTCACCTTATACAAACACCTGAAGCACAGCATTCAGGAAATTCATTGTATAAAGGAGACAGTAATGGCTGTGGGGGTGGTTTGGATACAGATACTACCAATTTAGCAGGCTGGAATGAGGTACCTGATGAAGCTTATGACCTGCTTGATAAACTTCTAGATCTAAATCCAGCTTCAAGAATAACAGCTGAAGAGGCATTGTTGcaccctttttttaaagatatgagcTTGTGA